In Armatimonadota bacterium, a single window of DNA contains:
- a CDS encoding polyribonucleotide nucleotidyltransferase, with translation MIPVVTRVAAPVGGRELIFETGLLARQAGGAVVVRSGDSMVLVTATASTEPREGVDFFPLTCDFEERMYAAGKIPGGFFKREGRPGERAILSARLMDRPLRPLFPKGFRNDVQVIATVLSTDFDNDPAVLAVNGASAALCISDIPFHGPIGAVRMGLVGGELVINPTWKQLAEESALDLVVAASEDAIIMVEAGADEVPEARLLDALDLAHREIRKIIAAQRELMARVGKPKMAVPETAPDPELARAVRERALPLIREALVQPEKLAREDALRRVQEAVAPSLLEQFPDREAEIGEIIQALTKEEVRRMILEEGRRPDGRGLTDIRPLYIAVGVVPRAHGSGLFQRGQTQVLTVATLGTGEDEQIIDDITPRTSKRFMHHYSFPPYSVGEVRPLRSPGRREIGHGLLAERALEPMIPDESVFPYTIRLVSEVLESNGSTSMASVCGSTLALMDAGVPIRAPVAGIAMGLVTGPNGRAAVLTDILGLEDAMGDMDFKVAGTRLGVTALQMDIKVSGLTRDILARALEQARQARLYILDEMAKVIAEPRPTLSPYAPRIITIEISPDKIREVIGPGGKVINKITAETGVKIDIEQDGRVLIASTDEAAARRAIEMIQAIVRDVKVGEMYLGKVTRLMNFGAFVEVLPGKEGLVHISELSDGRVSRVEDVVKVGDELLVKVKEIDSQGRINLTRRGVTPPGEGAPAGTVPAGTAAAPAPSGPEQRRPAGPGGRRGRRRRRPRPGGPGPGAPRS, from the coding sequence ATGATTCCCGTTGTGACCCGCGTGGCCGCCCCCGTGGGCGGCCGCGAGCTGATCTTTGAGACCGGTCTGCTGGCCCGCCAGGCCGGCGGAGCGGTGGTCGTGCGCAGCGGCGACAGCATGGTCCTGGTCACCGCCACCGCCTCGACCGAGCCACGGGAGGGGGTGGACTTCTTCCCGCTGACCTGCGACTTCGAGGAGCGCATGTACGCCGCCGGCAAGATCCCCGGCGGGTTCTTCAAGCGGGAGGGGCGGCCCGGCGAGCGGGCCATCCTCTCGGCGCGGCTGATGGACCGCCCCCTGCGGCCGCTGTTCCCCAAGGGGTTCCGCAACGACGTGCAGGTCATCGCCACGGTCCTGTCCACCGACTTCGACAACGACCCGGCGGTGCTGGCGGTCAACGGTGCTTCGGCGGCCCTGTGCATCTCCGACATCCCCTTCCATGGCCCCATCGGCGCCGTCCGAATGGGCCTGGTGGGCGGGGAGCTGGTGATCAACCCCACCTGGAAGCAGCTGGCGGAGGAGAGCGCCCTGGACCTGGTGGTGGCGGCCAGCGAGGACGCCATCATCATGGTCGAGGCCGGCGCCGACGAGGTGCCCGAGGCCCGCCTCCTGGACGCCCTGGACCTGGCGCACCGGGAGATCCGCAAGATCATCGCCGCCCAGCGGGAGCTGATGGCCCGGGTGGGCAAGCCCAAGATGGCGGTGCCGGAGACGGCGCCGGACCCCGAACTGGCGCGGGCGGTGCGGGAGCGGGCGCTGCCGCTCATCCGGGAGGCGCTGGTCCAGCCCGAGAAGCTGGCCCGGGAGGACGCCCTGCGCCGGGTGCAGGAAGCGGTGGCTCCGTCGCTGCTGGAGCAGTTCCCCGACCGGGAGGCGGAAATCGGCGAGATCATCCAGGCGCTCACCAAGGAGGAGGTGCGCCGGATGATCCTGGAGGAGGGCCGCCGGCCCGACGGCCGGGGGCTGACGGACATCCGCCCCCTGTACATCGCGGTGGGCGTGGTGCCCCGGGCGCACGGGTCCGGCCTGTTCCAGAGGGGGCAGACCCAGGTCCTCACGGTGGCCACCCTCGGCACGGGGGAGGACGAGCAGATCATCGACGACATCACGCCGCGCACGTCCAAGCGCTTCATGCACCACTACTCCTTCCCGCCCTACTCGGTGGGAGAGGTCCGGCCGCTGCGCAGCCCCGGCCGCCGCGAGATCGGCCACGGCCTGCTGGCCGAGCGCGCCCTGGAGCCCATGATCCCCGACGAGTCGGTCTTCCCGTACACCATCCGCCTGGTCTCCGAGGTCCTGGAGTCCAACGGCTCCACCTCCATGGCGTCGGTGTGCGGCTCCACCCTGGCCCTGATGGACGCCGGCGTCCCCATCCGGGCGCCGGTGGCCGGCATCGCCATGGGCCTGGTCACCGGCCCCAACGGACGGGCCGCCGTGCTCACCGACATCCTGGGCCTGGAAGACGCCATGGGCGACATGGACTTCAAGGTGGCCGGCACCCGGCTGGGCGTCACGGCCCTGCAGATGGACATCAAGGTGTCCGGGCTGACCCGGGACATCCTGGCCCGCGCCCTGGAGCAGGCCCGCCAGGCCCGCCTGTACATCCTGGATGAGATGGCCAAGGTGATCGCCGAGCCGCGGCCCACCCTGTCGCCCTACGCGCCGCGGATCATCACCATCGAGATCAGCCCCGACAAGATCCGGGAGGTCATCGGCCCCGGCGGCAAGGTGATCAACAAGATCACCGCCGAGACCGGCGTCAAGATCGACATCGAGCAGGATGGCCGGGTGCTCATCGCCTCCACCGACGAGGCCGCCGCCCGGAGGGCCATCGAGATGATCCAGGCCATCGTCCGCGACGTCAAGGTGGGGGAGATGTACCTGGGCAAGGTCACCCGGCTGATGAACTTCGGCGCGTTCGTGGAAGTGCTGCCCGGCAAGGAGGGGCTGGTCCACATCTCCGAACTGTCCGACGGCCGCGTGAGCCGGGTGGAGGACGTGGTCAAGGTCGGCGACGAGCTGCTGGTCAAGGTCAAGGAGATCGACAGCCAGGGCCGCATCAACCTCACCCGCCGGGGAGTCACCCCGCCGGGGGAGGGGGCCCCCGCCGGCACCGTCCCCGCGGGCACCGCCGCCGCGCCGGCGCCGTCCGGCCCGGAGCAGCGCCGGCCCGCCGGACCGGGAGGCCGCCGCGGCCGCCGGCGCCGCCGTCCCCGCCCGGGAGGACCGGGACCCGGGGCCCCGCGGTCCTGA
- the dapB gene encoding 4-hydroxy-tetrahydrodipicolinate reductase: protein MAGTIRVAVAGAAGRMGRAAVRAVAAQEDMTLVAALGRSRAIGRDAGEVAGAGPLGVVITADLAQVLGRRPDVLVDFSPGPAAAEHARAALPAGVSPVIGGTGMAPADLQALADLAASHRTGAVVAPNFAVGAVLMIEFARRAARFFPHVEIIEMHHDRKRDAPSGTALRTAAAVAAARGTAPPPAVAEEEMVAGARGGRAEGIPVHSVRLPGLVAHQAVIFGGPGQTLTIRHDSISEESFMPGLLLAVRRVRSLQGLVHGLENLLDL from the coding sequence ATGGCCGGCACGATCCGCGTGGCGGTGGCGGGAGCCGCCGGCCGCATGGGGCGGGCGGCCGTGCGGGCGGTGGCGGCCCAGGAGGACATGACGCTGGTGGCGGCCCTGGGCCGGTCCCGGGCGATCGGCCGGGACGCCGGAGAGGTGGCGGGGGCGGGACCCCTGGGCGTCGTCATCACCGCCGACCTGGCCCAGGTGCTGGGCCGCCGCCCCGACGTCCTGGTGGACTTCAGCCCGGGCCCGGCGGCCGCCGAGCACGCCCGCGCGGCGCTCCCGGCCGGGGTCAGCCCGGTCATCGGCGGCACCGGCATGGCCCCGGCCGACCTGCAGGCCCTGGCCGACCTGGCCGCCTCCCACCGCACCGGCGCCGTGGTGGCGCCCAACTTCGCGGTGGGCGCCGTCCTGATGATCGAGTTCGCCCGCCGGGCGGCGCGCTTCTTTCCGCACGTGGAGATCATCGAGATGCACCACGACCGCAAGCGCGACGCGCCCTCGGGGACGGCGCTGCGGACCGCCGCGGCGGTGGCGGCGGCGCGGGGGACCGCGCCCCCACCCGCGGTGGCCGAGGAAGAGATGGTGGCCGGCGCCCGCGGGGGACGGGCCGAGGGGATCCCCGTCCACAGCGTGCGCCTGCCGGGCCTGGTGGCCCACCAGGCAGTGATCTTCGGCGGTCCCGGTCAGACCCTGACCATCCGCCACGACTCCATCAGCGAGGAGTCGTTCATGCCCGGCCTGCTGCTGGCGGTGCGCCGGGTCCGGTCCCTACAGGGACTCGTGCACGGCCTGGAGAATCTGCTGGACCTGTAG
- a CDS encoding pitrilysin family protein codes for MAASSVALSTLPNGMRVLTERIPHVRTVAAGIWVGVGSRHEPPEHHGISHFLEHLFFKGTAARTALEIAQAVDEIGGQMNAFTDREQTVFYIKVLSAHLDRALEVYADMLLRATLAPESIERERQVITEEIKSYEDSPDELVQDLFAQTVWNSHPLGRPVIGTLATVGRLQRDDFLTHIARHYRPDNVLLAAAGDLDHEQVVRAAERHFGGWEGTARRTDQPPPRAEAAVAVRSKETEQVHLCLGSQGLAQADDGRYVLAVLDHLLGGGMSSRLFQEIREKRGLVYSIASYAAAYRDGGLFVIYAGMSPGAGPEVVRLVLEELDRVRTDPVPDAELRRAKESLKGSLMLGLESTGSRMSMLARSLIYHGRVVSLDELLARIDAVTSEDVQRMAQRLLRPEGLSLAAIGPFRSDGRLEAAVRDAFRRYVEARAG; via the coding sequence ATGGCCGCGTCCTCCGTCGCGCTGTCCACCCTTCCCAACGGCATGCGGGTGCTGACCGAGCGTATCCCTCACGTCCGCACCGTCGCCGCGGGCATCTGGGTGGGGGTGGGGTCCCGCCACGAGCCGCCCGAGCACCACGGCATCTCCCACTTCCTGGAGCACCTGTTCTTCAAGGGCACCGCCGCCCGCACAGCCCTGGAGATCGCCCAGGCGGTGGACGAGATCGGCGGCCAGATGAACGCCTTCACCGACCGCGAGCAGACGGTCTTTTACATCAAGGTGCTGTCGGCCCACCTGGACCGGGCCCTGGAGGTCTACGCCGACATGCTCCTGCGCGCCACCCTGGCGCCGGAGAGCATCGAGCGCGAGCGCCAGGTGATCACCGAGGAGATCAAGTCCTACGAGGACTCTCCCGACGAGCTGGTCCAGGACCTGTTCGCCCAGACGGTGTGGAACAGCCACCCGCTGGGCCGTCCCGTCATCGGCACCCTCGCCACCGTGGGCCGCCTGCAGCGGGACGACTTCCTCACCCACATCGCCCGCCACTACCGGCCCGACAATGTCCTGCTGGCGGCCGCCGGCGACCTGGATCACGAGCAGGTGGTGCGCGCGGCGGAGCGGCACTTCGGCGGGTGGGAGGGGACTGCCCGGCGCACCGACCAGCCTCCCCCGCGGGCCGAGGCGGCGGTGGCCGTGCGGTCCAAGGAGACCGAGCAGGTGCACCTGTGCCTGGGCTCCCAGGGGCTGGCCCAGGCCGACGACGGGCGGTACGTCCTGGCGGTCCTGGACCACCTGCTGGGCGGGGGGATGAGCTCGCGGCTGTTCCAGGAGATCCGGGAAAAGCGCGGGCTGGTCTACAGCATCGCGTCCTACGCCGCCGCGTACCGGGACGGCGGGCTGTTTGTGATCTACGCGGGCATGAGCCCGGGGGCCGGCCCCGAGGTGGTCCGCCTGGTCCTGGAGGAACTGGACCGGGTGCGTACCGATCCGGTGCCCGACGCCGAACTGCGCCGGGCCAAAGAGTCGCTGAAGGGCAGCCTGATGCTGGGCCTGGAAAGCACGGGCAGCCGGATGTCCATGCTGGCGCGCTCGCTGATCTACCACGGGCGGGTGGTGTCGCTGGACGAGCTGCTGGCGCGCATCGACGCCGTGACCTCCGAGGACGTGCAGCGCATGGCCCAGAGGCTGCTGCGCCCCGAGGGGCTGTCCCTGGCGGCCATCGGCCCCTTCCGCTCCGACGGCCGGCTGGAGGCCGCCGTCCGGGACGCCTTCCGGCGGTACGTGGAGGCCCGGGCGGGGTAG
- a CDS encoding aspartate-semialdehyde dehydrogenase, with amino-acid sequence MKGGSPIPAGGFRVGIVGATGVVGREVLRVLQQRRFPVDTLRLFASERSVGRRIGAHAVEALSEEAFAGLDVVIFDTPDDVARRWVPRAAAAGATVIDNSAAFRMDPDVPLVIPEVNAHALARIPRRIVANPNCTTATIAVPLAPLHREAGLRRLVACSYQSVSGAGQRGVEQLWAEVQHMVATRRVPPRPLGAAFTHPIAGNLIPAIGSLRGTQFSEETKVAAELRKMLDLPDLAVGVTCVRVPTLVGHGVAVHAEFERPLPAEQARALLAAAPGVEVVDDPASGAYPTPAAAAGRDPCLVGRIRTDEAGMLAFFAVADNLRKGAALNAVQIAEHLAQAGLLASGVRS; translated from the coding sequence ATGAAGGGGGGAAGTCCCATACCGGCAGGAGGCTTTCGCGTCGGCATCGTGGGCGCCACCGGCGTGGTCGGCCGGGAGGTCCTGCGCGTTCTCCAGCAGCGCCGCTTTCCGGTGGACACCCTGCGGCTGTTCGCCTCCGAGCGCTCGGTCGGCCGCCGCATCGGCGCCCACGCCGTCGAGGCCCTGTCCGAGGAGGCGTTCGCCGGGCTGGACGTGGTGATCTTCGACACCCCCGACGACGTGGCCCGGCGGTGGGTCCCCCGGGCGGCGGCGGCCGGCGCGACGGTGATCGACAACTCCGCGGCGTTCCGGATGGACCCTGACGTCCCCCTGGTCATCCCCGAGGTCAACGCCCACGCCCTGGCCCGCATCCCCCGGCGGATCGTGGCCAACCCCAACTGCACCACCGCCACCATCGCCGTCCCCCTGGCGCCCCTGCACCGGGAGGCGGGACTGCGCCGGCTGGTGGCCTGCTCGTATCAGTCGGTGTCGGGGGCGGGCCAGCGGGGAGTCGAGCAGCTGTGGGCGGAGGTCCAGCACATGGTCGCCACCCGCCGGGTGCCGCCCCGCCCGCTGGGGGCGGCGTTCACGCACCCCATCGCCGGCAACCTGATCCCGGCCATCGGCTCGCTGCGCGGGACGCAGTTCAGCGAGGAAACCAAGGTGGCCGCCGAGCTGCGCAAGATGCTGGACCTGCCCGACCTGGCCGTCGGGGTCACGTGCGTGCGGGTGCCCACCCTGGTGGGCCACGGGGTCGCCGTCCACGCCGAGTTCGAACGGCCGCTTCCGGCCGAGCAGGCCCGGGCGCTGCTGGCCGCGGCGCCGGGGGTGGAGGTGGTGGACGACCCGGCCTCGGGCGCCTACCCCACGCCGGCGGCCGCCGCGGGGCGGGATCCCTGCCTGGTGGGGCGCATCCGCACCGACGAGGCGGGCATGCTGGCGTTCTTCGCCGTGGCCGACAACCTGCGCAAGGGGGCGGCGTTGAACGCCGTCCAGATTGCCGAGCACTTGGCGCAGGCGGGGCTGCTGGCGTCCGGGGTCCGATCCTGA
- the rpsO gene encoding 30S ribosomal protein S15, whose product MAVTRESKQAIVSRFRRHDADTGSPEVQIALLTERINKLTEHLAVHKKDLHSRRGLLKMVSQRRRLLDYLMRTDVERYRAIVDALGLRR is encoded by the coding sequence GTGGCAGTCACCCGCGAGAGCAAGCAGGCCATCGTGAGCCGGTTCCGCCGGCACGACGCCGACACCGGTTCGCCGGAAGTGCAGATCGCCCTGCTCACCGAGCGGATCAACAAGCTCACCGAGCACCTCGCCGTGCACAAGAAGGACCTGCACTCCCGGCGTGGGCTGCTGAAGATGGTCAGCCAGCGCCGCCGGCTGCTGGACTACCTGATGCGCACCGATGTGGAGCGGTACCGGGCGATCGTGGACGCCCTCGGCCTGCGCCGGTGA